The sequence TTTCTTCTAGCTTCAAACTCGCAGAGTCCTCGGAGATATCTTCCACCAAGGAGACAATAAAAGAGGGTAAGGCAGAATATAGATCCTCTAAACCGAGAGAGAGTTTCTTCCAATTCTCTTTCTCGATTTGATAAGAAGCAATGCCAGGTTCTGAGTGTGCATTCTTTAATTCATCTTCCGTAAGAAGGACTGACTCCAAGCCTAAGATTTTACTTCTTTTCAGATCCAAAATGGATTTTAAAATCAGAGTGAATCGAAGCGGATCAAAGCCTTTCTTTTCAAATTGTATCTCTGAGAGAAGTGTTTGCAATTCAACTTGTCTAGAAGAAAGCGCCTTGTAAGTACTCGCATGAATCTTCTTCTTGATCCCTTCTTGAGATAAAAGTAGCTTCGGAAAAGAAAGTGAGAGTTTTTGAAAGACATCCCGAATCCGATCTATACTTGGAAACTCTTTAGGCCTGGGCTGCAATTCGATCGAGTCGGGGGAGGAGATTTTCTTTACTGCAAGATTTGCCACGAAATTCTCCCAGGTCGCTCGAACAAAACCATCGTTATAAGAATCATTCGCCTGGGTAAGAATATAGGGCAAAAGTTCCTTAGGATAACGTTCTAAAAATTCAGATCTCATTCTTGCATACAATGACCTGGAAACTGCAGAAAGTTCATCTACCAACTCAGCGTTTTCTCCGAGCCCCAGTTCTAAAGAATATTCCTTTAAGATCTTATGTGCAAACCCATGGATTGTGGAAATATATGCCTGGTCCAAACGAGAAGATTGAAAAAGAAAATATTCGAGTTCTTTAGAATTTTCTAAACTAGAATCTTCTATCTTTTCTAATTCCAGGATTTTATTTCGGATCTCAGCTCGTATCCTTCCTCGCAACTCCGAAGCAGCCTTATCGGTGAATGTTAATACTAAGATAGAATCTATGCCGATCGGAGTTTCATTCGATTCCAGAGATGCTAAAAACGAATCTCTTAAAATCTTTAAGACCAGAAATACAATAGTGTGAGTCTTTCCTGTTCCAGCAGAAGCACCGATAAAACCATTCTTATGGATATCAATCCCGTCCGCAAAAGACCCGGAGAGATTTTCCGTTTTATTTTTCGACATGCAATACGCTCGCTATCGGCTGGTAAATATTCATGCAGAAAGTAAAATCAGAATCGCTAATATAGTTTTGAGGATGAGGCAGAAGTCGAAGGATATCATCTAAGTAAGTCGTGGGATCATATTGAACGGATTGGCTTGCCCAGACCTTGTATTCATTTGCAACTTTCTGATAAGATTTAGAACTTAGATCCTTTAATCCTTCTCTATCCGGAAAATCTTCCCAGAGTCTTGGAGAAACTAAGGAAAGGAAAGGCTTCAGGAATTCTCCGATTAGATCTAAAAGGAATTTTCTTCTAAGCGATTCTTTGCCTTCTCGATCCATTCTCAAAATCGTAGGCCTATCTCCATAGCCCAGGACCGCATACACGGATTTTGGAATATTCTTTTCCGAAGAAGAATCCAATAAACATTGGATCAAAAAAGGCTCTATTAAGTTTTTCAATCTCTTGGAAGAGTTCGGATATATTAGAAAAATAGAATGAGAACCATCCAACTCGTTCTTCAGAAAAATGTTCTCCTTCAATCCTTGGATCTGGATATTGATTTTATCTGAGATCGAAATCGGAGCCAGACTCAGCAGATTTCCTTGCTTAGGAGATTCGCCAAAGGAGATGCCCGCATAAACTTTAGAATTCTCTAATTCTTCTGAAATGAATCCGGAAATCTTCTCGATCTTTTCCGATTTTAAAAGGAATTCCACATCTCCATAAATTCCTCTCGGGATCCTTCCTTTTTTCTCCCATAATTGATAGACTTGCTTTAAAGACTCTGTTAGCTCGAGAGAGGAAAACTTCCTCATGGAATGGTTCCATAAATCGCTCATAAACTCGAATTCGTTCGAGATACGAAAAGGCTCTTCTTTCTTGGAATCCGTTTCCGAGATTTCTTCTACATATAAGCCGAAACGTTTTTGCAAATGAAAGGAAAGAGGAGAACGAGCAAAACGCACCAACTCGTTCCAATCCAATATCGTTGGAATAATATTGTCTTTTTTTGTACCGGAATCTTCGGTCTTGAAGGAATATAAGGTGTTCTTAAAGTAGAAATCTTTATCTTCCGGTTTTCCGTAGATTAAAGAAGAGGATATATCGAAATTTTTATGAAACTTCTCCGCAAGCGAAGGCGAGTTTTGCCTCGTTTCAAAATATTCCCTGCTATGCTTATTTAAAGGTATCTTAATGCGGATAGAGGAGTCCGGAATCAAAACATTCTCCTTCAAGGCTTGCTCCAGAAGGAGAAGAGAAGACGAAGGAGCAATGCTTTCATCTTTTGTAATATCTTCCGCTACAAAGGAAAGTGTTAGGCTCGACTCAGCAGAAAGGATCGTTTCGTATAATAAAGACTGGTTTAACTCTCTGAGCCCAATATCCCCTTCCCTAGGAGAAAGATGTCTAAGATTGAACGCAGAAGTATCATCCATTCCTGGAAATAGTCCTTCTCCCAAGCCTAAGATATATACATGTTTGAACGGAATAGGCCGCATCGGTTGCAAAGCGGAGACTGTAATCCCGCTCGTCAAATATTGGCCCTTACGGACCTGGATTTCTCCAGAAGACTGTTTCAAAAATGCTTCTAAGAATCGAATCCTATCAAAAGGATCCTTTGTATCCCAGGCAATCGATCTTAATTCAAATAGGGAGTCAAAAATAGCCTGCTCTATTTCGCCTTCCTCTAAATTAGAAATTTTTGATGTAAGGATCGATCCTAGTAATTCTATCAAGGAATCGATCAATTCTTCGCCGGAGATTTTTGGATCATTCAGCTTATTTGAAAAATGATCTAAAAGAAAAGAGACCCTTCTCCAAACGGAGATCCATAACTCTGAAGAATGACTCTCCGAATCAAACGGTGAAATGGGAGAATCTTCCTCCTCGGAATCCGAAAGAATATTTCCTGCTGCCAAACGTAAGAACCCTTTTCTGAAAGAAAATGCAAGAGGGGAGAGTTCTTCTTTAGAATCGTCTTGGTACAGCTCCAAGTCTTCCGCAAAAGACGCCCATTCCTTTACGGTAGAAGGATCCAATTCCCATTTTTCTTGGAAGCATGGATTTTGGAACAAAGCAAAAAGAGAAGATCTGGATCTTTGTCCCGACAAGATCGGGAACAAAGATGAGATCGCATTCAAATACTTACTCGTATCTCCCGCAATCACATCTCGGATCGTATAAGGCAATGTCTTTGTTTGCACACGGTCACCAACCTTGGCAAGTATCCCGCCTTCGAAAATAAATTCGATCGCAGGTCTATATGAAGAAAGATCCGCACAGAATATTCCGATATCCGTCAATTTAGTTTCCGAAGACTCGGCGAGATGAGCCAAGATATGATGGAAGATCGCCTCTACCTCTCTTAACTTACTCGGAGCTTCTAGGATCTGCAAGCTTTCGTCAGAAGGGACTCTCCTGGAAACTTTGCTCTTTCCATATATTAAATATTTCTGAAATACCTTTAGAGCAGTTGTGTCCTTTTCTTCTTCAGATTTGGATACATCCACAAACTCTGAGTCAGCATTTTCCCAAGATTTTCTAAGAGCTCGAAACGAGTTTGCCCAGCCTCTGCAAATTTGATCTCTTCCGAGACCGATGATCGCATCATCTGTAGGAACGCCGAACTGAAAGACTTGCAGTTCCACTTCCGGAAGAAGATTCCGAAAGATAGAAACATACGTGCTTGAGAGCTGTGAAAGAGCGAATAGATAGATATTGCGAGAAGCGCCTAACGGATTCTCCTTCGTCCCAAGCATTCGCATCGAATATTGGATTAAGCTCTCCTTAGAAGAAGCTCGAGTGATGTGCGAATACAATTCCTTTTGGAAGAAGAATATCTCGGATTGGGTTGCGATCTCTTCCCAAATATCTTCTCCGGGTAAACGAAGAATGGCATACGGATCTCCAATCCAATTCTTGATCCAATCCTGACGATGCAGTTCGTAGTCCTTGAAATATTTTGCCAAGCGTCCGGAGAGATCCCAGAGCCGGATCGGATCTAAGTTTCTTCTACCTTGCCGAAGAAGATAAGTTTTCAAAGAAGGATATTTCTGGATCAGTTCCGGATTCTTAAGTAAGGTCTCATAGATCTGGAATTTTTGAGAATCGCCCCGTAAAAAAGGCCTGCTTCTCTGGTCCAACTCTGGAGAGAATTTTTGAAGAAGTAGTTCCTCCAGGATCTTCTCCAAGAACAGGAACCGAATATTGAAAACCACTCCGAACCTTTGCACTAGGTCCAGATTCAACCAGGTCTCCATGCTCTTAT comes from Leptospira semungkisensis and encodes:
- a CDS encoding exodeoxyribonuclease V subunit gamma — translated: MPTRVFSSHNLFDLSEALSISLKKEIRESEGLYSPVVIIPNKSMETWLNLDLVQRFGVVFNIRFLFLEKILEELLLQKFSPELDQRSRPFLRGDSQKFQIYETLLKNPELIQKYPSLKTYLLRQGRRNLDPIRLWDLSGRLAKYFKDYELHRQDWIKNWIGDPYAILRLPGEDIWEEIATQSEIFFFQKELYSHITRASSKESLIQYSMRMLGTKENPLGASRNIYLFALSQLSSTYVSIFRNLLPEVELQVFQFGVPTDDAIIGLGRDQICRGWANSFRALRKSWENADSEFVDVSKSEEEKDTTALKVFQKYLIYGKSKVSRRVPSDESLQILEAPSKLREVEAIFHHILAHLAESSETKLTDIGIFCADLSSYRPAIEFIFEGGILAKVGDRVQTKTLPYTIRDVIAGDTSKYLNAISSLFPILSGQRSRSSLFALFQNPCFQEKWELDPSTVKEWASFAEDLELYQDDSKEELSPLAFSFRKGFLRLAAGNILSDSEEEDSPISPFDSESHSSELWISVWRRVSFLLDHFSNKLNDPKISGEELIDSLIELLGSILTSKISNLEEGEIEQAIFDSLFELRSIAWDTKDPFDRIRFLEAFLKQSSGEIQVRKGQYLTSGITVSALQPMRPIPFKHVYILGLGEGLFPGMDDTSAFNLRHLSPREGDIGLRELNQSLLYETILSAESSLTLSFVAEDITKDESIAPSSSLLLLEQALKENVLIPDSSIRIKIPLNKHSREYFETRQNSPSLAEKFHKNFDISSSLIYGKPEDKDFYFKNTLYSFKTEDSGTKKDNIIPTILDWNELVRFARSPLSFHLQKRFGLYVEEISETDSKKEEPFRISNEFEFMSDLWNHSMRKFSSLELTESLKQVYQLWEKKGRIPRGIYGDVEFLLKSEKIEKISGFISEELENSKVYAGISFGESPKQGNLLSLAPISISDKINIQIQGLKENIFLKNELDGSHSIFLIYPNSSKRLKNLIEPFLIQCLLDSSSEKNIPKSVYAVLGYGDRPTILRMDREGKESLRRKFLLDLIGEFLKPFLSLVSPRLWEDFPDREGLKDLSSKSYQKVANEYKVWASQSVQYDPTTYLDDILRLLPHPQNYISDSDFTFCMNIYQPIASVLHVEK